From a single Couchioplanes caeruleus genomic region:
- the tuf gene encoding elongation factor Tu — protein sequence MAKAKFERTKPHVNIGTIGHIDHGKTTLTAAITKVLHDEYPDLNPYTPFDEIDKAPEEKARGITISIAHVEYQTAARHYAHVDCPGHADYIKNMITGAAQMDGAILVVAATDGPMPQTKEHVLLARQVGVPYIVVALNKSDMVEDEELLELVELEVRELLSTYEFPGDDVPVVRVSALKALEGDAEWTGKLMELMNAVDTAIPQPERETEKPFLMPIEDVFTITGRGTVVTGRAERGILKPNEEVEIVGIREKSTKTVCTGIEMFRKLLDEARAGENVGLLLRGIKREDVERGMVVVKPGTTTPHTEFEGQVYILSKEEGGRHTPFFQNYRPQFYFRTTDVTGVVTLPEGTEMVMPGDSTTMSVKLIQPIAMEQGLKFAIREGGRTVGAGTVTKINK from the coding sequence GTGGCGAAGGCGAAGTTCGAGCGGACTAAGCCGCACGTCAACATCGGCACCATTGGTCACATCGACCACGGTAAGACGACGCTGACTGCGGCCATCACGAAGGTCCTGCACGACGAGTACCCGGACCTGAACCCGTACACGCCGTTCGACGAGATCGACAAGGCGCCGGAGGAGAAGGCCCGCGGCATCACGATCTCGATCGCGCACGTCGAGTACCAGACCGCTGCGCGGCACTATGCGCACGTGGACTGCCCCGGCCACGCTGACTACATCAAGAACATGATCACCGGTGCCGCGCAGATGGACGGCGCGATCCTGGTGGTTGCGGCGACCGACGGCCCGATGCCGCAGACCAAGGAGCACGTGCTCCTGGCCCGCCAGGTCGGCGTTCCGTACATCGTCGTCGCGCTGAACAAGAGCGACATGGTCGAGGACGAGGAGCTCCTGGAGCTCGTCGAGCTCGAGGTCCGCGAGCTGCTGAGCACCTACGAGTTCCCGGGCGACGACGTTCCCGTCGTGCGCGTCTCGGCGCTCAAGGCGCTCGAGGGCGACGCGGAGTGGACCGGCAAGCTCATGGAGCTGATGAACGCGGTCGACACCGCGATCCCGCAGCCCGAGCGTGAGACCGAGAAGCCGTTCCTCATGCCGATCGAGGACGTCTTCACGATCACCGGTCGCGGCACCGTGGTCACGGGTCGCGCCGAGCGTGGCATCCTCAAGCCGAACGAGGAGGTCGAGATCGTCGGCATCCGCGAGAAGTCGACGAAGACCGTCTGCACCGGCATCGAGATGTTCCGCAAGCTGCTCGACGAGGCCCGCGCGGGCGAGAACGTCGGCCTCCTGCTGCGCGGTATCAAGCGCGAGGACGTCGAGCGCGGCATGGTCGTCGTGAAGCCGGGCACCACGACTCCGCACACGGAGTTCGAGGGCCAGGTCTACATCCTCTCGAAGGAAGAGGGCGGCCGGCACACCCCGTTCTTCCAGAACTACCGCCCGCAGTTCTACTTCCGTACCACGGACGTCACCGGCGTCGTCACGCTGCCCGAGGGCACCGAGATGGTCATGCCGGGCGACTCCACCACCATGTCGGTCAAGCTGATCCAGCCGATCGCCATGGAGCAGGGCCTGAAGTTCGCGATCCGTGAGGGTGGCCGTACCGTCGGCGCCGGAACGGTCACGAAGATCAACAAGTGA
- the fusA gene encoding elongation factor G: protein MAAADALAKVRNIGIMAHIDAGKTTTTERILFYTGITYKIGEVHEGAAVMDWMEQEQERGITITSAATKCEWKGHTIQIIDTPGHVDFTVEVERSLRVLDGAVAVYDGVAGVEPQTENVWRQADKYNVPRMCFVNKLDRTGADFFRCVQMMIDRLNATPLVLQIPIGNEADFIGVVDLVEMRALTWRGETQKGEDYATEDIPADLADSAAEWREKLLETLADVDDAVMEKYLEGEELSADEIRAAIRRATIAGKANPVLTGTAFKNKGIQPMLDAVVAYLPSPLDIPAIEGTATDGETPLQRRPSNDEPFSALAFKIQTDKHLGKLTYVRVYSGTLESGSQVVNSTKDRKERIGKIYQMHANKREERATAQAGDIIAVQGLKQTTTGDTLSDPANPVILESMTFPEPVIQVAIEPKTKSDQEKLGTAIQRLAEEDPTFRVFNDEETGQTIIAGMGELHLDILVDRMRREFNVEANIGKPQVAYRETIRGTVEKLDYVHKKQTGGSGQYAKVVVKLEPLPLAADGPTYEFVNAVTGGRIPREFIPSVDAGAQDSMQYGVLAGYPLVGVKLTLLDGQYHEVDSSEMAFKIAGSMVMKEAARKADPALLEPMMSVEVTTPEDNMGDVIGDLNSRRGIIQSMEERSGARVVKALVPLSEMFGYVGDLRSKTAGRASYSMQFDSYAEVPQGVAKEIIAKATGA, encoded by the coding sequence GTGGCTGCCGCAGACGCGCTCGCCAAGGTACGCAACATCGGCATCATGGCGCACATCGACGCTGGTAAGACCACGACGACCGAGCGCATCCTGTTCTACACCGGCATCACGTACAAGATCGGTGAAGTCCACGAGGGCGCGGCCGTCATGGACTGGATGGAACAGGAACAGGAACGCGGCATCACCATTACTTCCGCCGCCACGAAGTGCGAGTGGAAGGGCCACACGATCCAGATCATCGACACGCCCGGCCACGTCGACTTCACGGTCGAGGTCGAGCGGTCGCTGCGTGTGCTCGACGGTGCCGTCGCCGTCTACGACGGTGTCGCCGGCGTGGAGCCGCAGACGGAGAACGTCTGGCGGCAGGCGGACAAGTACAACGTCCCTCGTATGTGCTTCGTCAACAAGCTCGACCGGACCGGCGCCGACTTCTTCCGCTGCGTGCAGATGATGATCGACCGGCTCAACGCGACGCCGCTCGTGCTGCAGATCCCGATCGGGAACGAGGCCGACTTCATCGGCGTCGTCGACCTGGTGGAGATGCGTGCCCTCACCTGGCGTGGTGAGACCCAGAAGGGTGAGGACTACGCGACCGAGGACATCCCGGCCGACCTCGCCGACTCCGCCGCCGAGTGGCGCGAGAAGCTGCTCGAGACGCTGGCGGATGTCGACGACGCCGTCATGGAGAAGTACCTCGAGGGCGAGGAGCTCTCGGCCGACGAGATCCGCGCCGCGATCCGCCGCGCGACCATCGCGGGTAAGGCCAACCCGGTCCTGACCGGTACCGCGTTCAAGAACAAGGGCATCCAGCCCATGCTCGACGCGGTCGTGGCGTACCTGCCGTCGCCGCTGGACATCCCGGCCATCGAGGGCACCGCGACGGACGGCGAGACGCCGCTGCAGCGCAGGCCCTCGAACGACGAGCCCTTCTCGGCGCTGGCGTTCAAGATCCAGACCGACAAGCACCTCGGCAAGCTCACGTACGTGCGGGTCTACTCCGGCACGCTCGAGTCCGGTTCCCAGGTGGTCAACTCCACCAAGGACCGCAAGGAGCGGATCGGCAAGATCTACCAGATGCACGCGAACAAGCGTGAGGAGCGCGCCACCGCGCAGGCCGGCGACATCATCGCCGTCCAGGGTCTCAAGCAGACCACCACCGGTGACACGCTCAGCGACCCGGCCAACCCGGTCATCCTGGAGTCGATGACCTTCCCGGAGCCGGTCATCCAGGTCGCCATCGAGCCGAAGACCAAGTCGGACCAGGAGAAGCTGGGCACCGCGATCCAGCGTCTGGCCGAGGAGGACCCGACCTTCCGCGTCTTCAACGACGAGGAGACCGGGCAGACGATCATCGCCGGCATGGGCGAGCTGCACCTCGACATCCTCGTCGACCGGATGCGCCGCGAGTTCAACGTCGAGGCGAACATCGGTAAGCCGCAGGTGGCGTACCGCGAGACGATCCGCGGCACCGTGGAGAAGCTCGACTACGTGCACAAGAAGCAGACCGGTGGCTCCGGCCAGTACGCGAAGGTCGTCGTCAAGCTCGAGCCCCTGCCGCTCGCGGCCGACGGCCCGACGTACGAGTTCGTCAACGCGGTGACCGGTGGCCGTATCCCCCGGGAGTTCATCCCGTCGGTCGACGCCGGCGCGCAGGACTCGATGCAGTACGGCGTGCTGGCCGGCTACCCGCTGGTCGGTGTCAAGCTGACGCTGCTCGACGGCCAGTACCACGAGGTCGACTCGTCCGAGATGGCGTTCAAGATCGCCGGCTCGATGGTGATGAAGGAGGCGGCCCGCAAGGCCGACCCCGCGCTGCTCGAGCCGATGATGTCCGTCGAGGTGACCACGCCCGAGGACAACATGGGCGACGTCATCGGCGACCTCAACTCCCGTCGTGGCATCATCCAGTCGATGGAGGAGCGCTCCGGCGCCCGAGTCGTCAAGGCCCTGGTGCCGCTGTCGGAGATGTTCGGCTACGTCGGCGACCTGCGGTCGAAGACCGCCGGCCGGGCTAGCTACAGCATGCAGTTCGACTCCTACGCCGAGGTGCCGCAGGGCGTGGCGAAGGAGATCATCGCGAAGGCCACCGGCGCCTGA
- the rpsG gene encoding 30S ribosomal protein S7 — MPRKGPAPRHPVVPDPVYNSPLVTQLVNKILIGGKRQLAERIVYGALEGCREKNGTDPVVTLKRAMDNVKPTLEVRSRRVGGATYQVPVEVRTPRQTTLGLRWLVQYSKARREKTMIERLQNELLDASNGLGAAVKRREDTHKMAESNKAFAHYRW; from the coding sequence ATGCCGCGTAAGGGCCCCGCTCCGCGCCACCCGGTGGTTCCGGATCCGGTCTACAACTCCCCGCTGGTCACCCAGCTGGTGAACAAGATCCTCATCGGCGGTAAGCGTCAGCTCGCCGAGCGGATCGTCTACGGCGCTCTCGAGGGCTGCCGGGAGAAGAACGGTACCGACCCCGTGGTGACGCTGAAGCGGGCCATGGACAACGTCAAGCCGACCCTCGAGGTTCGCAGCCGCCGCGTCGGCGGCGCGACCTACCAGGTGCCGGTCGAGGTCCGTACGCCGCGTCAGACCACCCTCGGTCTGCGCTGGCTGGTCCAGTACTCCAAGGCCCGCCGCGAGAAGACCATGATCGAGCGTCTCCAGAACGAGCTGCTCGACGCCAGCAACGGCCTCGGCGCTGCCGTCAAGCGGCGTGAGGACACCCACAAGATGGCGGAGTCCAACAAGGCCTTCGCGCACTACCGCTGGTAA
- the rpsL gene encoding 30S ribosomal protein S12: MPTIQQLVRKGRQAKTSKTKTPALKGSPQRRGVCTRVYTTTPKKPNSALRKVARVKLSSQIEVTAYIPGVGHNLQEHSIVLVRGGRVKDLPGVRYKIVRGSLDTQGVRNRKQARSRYGAKKEKS, translated from the coding sequence GTGCCCACGATCCAGCAGCTGGTCCGAAAGGGCCGCCAGGCGAAGACGAGCAAGACCAAGACGCCGGCGCTGAAGGGAAGTCCTCAGCGGCGCGGCGTGTGCACGCGCGTGTACACCACCACCCCCAAGAAGCCCAACTCTGCGCTGCGCAAGGTCGCTCGTGTGAAGCTGAGCAGCCAGATCGAGGTGACGGCGTACATCCCGGGCGTCGGCCACAACCTGCAGGAGCACTCGATCGTGCTCGTGCGCGGTGGCCGTGTGAAGGACCTCCCGGGCGTCCGCTACAAGATCGTCCGCGGTTCGCTGGACACCCAGGGTGTCCGCAACCGCAAGCAGGCCCGCAGCCGTTACGGCGCGAAGAAGGAGAAGAGCTGA
- a CDS encoding DNA-directed RNA polymerase subunit beta', producing MLDVNFFDELRIGLATADDIRQWSHGEVKKPETINYRTLKPEKDGLFCEKIFGPQRDWECYCGKYKRVRFKGIICERCGVEVTRSKVRRERMGHIELAASVTHIWYFKGVPSRLGYLLDLAPKDLEKIIYFASYVITSVDAEARHRDMSTIENEIFAEKRQSENGRDSEIEKRAAKLEQDLAELEAEGAKADVRRKVKEAGEREMRQIRDKAQREIDRLDEVLDTFRKLDSKQLVTDELLYRELRDRFGEYFTGGMGAEAIKALLENMDLDAEAENLREIIRTGKGQRKIRALKRLKVVAAFLNTRNSPLGMVLDCVPVIPPDLRPMVQLDGGRFATSDLNDLYRRVINRNNRLKRLIDLGAPEIIVNNEKRMLQEAVDALFDNGRRGRPVTGPGNRPLKSLSDMLKGKQGRFRQNLLGKRVDYSGRSVIVVGPRLKLHQCGLPKQMALELFKPFVMKRLVDLNHAQNIKSAKRMVERQRPVVWDVLEEVISEHPVLLNRAPTLHRLGIQAFEPQLVEGKAIQIHPLVCTAFNADFDGDQMAVHVPLSAEAQAEARILMLSSNNILKPADGKPVTMPTQDMVIGLYYLTHLTPGAKGEGRVFSSDAEARMAFDNGELHLQAPVKIRLREVVGVDNGAGKDKWVAPEEWQQGEPLLVETTLGRVIFNETLPPGYRYVNYEIRKGQLSAIVNDLAERFPKVALAATLDALKEAGFHWATWSGVTIGMGDVIGPPRKPEIIARYQGEADRIDKQYQRGLMTAEERRGELIDIWTNATKDISKEMETALPQENPLWVMINSGARGNLLQLRQIAAIRGLVANPKGEIIPRPITSSYREGLTVLEYFISTHGARKGLADTALRTADSGYLTRRLVDVSQDVIIREEDCGTDRAIPMQVGEREPDGTLVVHTHAETGVHARTLADDIDDADGNRVVSRGDDLNSILVDKLVAAGVENVRVRSVLTCESKLGVCAACYGRSLPTGKSVDIGEAVGIIAAQSIGEPGTQLTMRTFHTGGVAGEDITQGLPRVQEIFEARVPKGKAPIADTPGRVRIEDGERSRKIIVVPDDGSDEIVYDKISKRVKLRFHDGDHVGVGEKLTEGTIDPHELLRIMGPRAVQVHLTQEVQEVYRSQGVLIHDKHIEIIIRQMLKRVTVIDSGAAEFLPGVLVDRALFESENRRIVGEGGEPAAGRPVLMGITKASLATDSWLSAASFQETTRVLTDAAINSRSDSLVGLKENVIIGKLIPAGTGISKYRNIRVEPTEEAKAKVYSMTGYPETDYGFGPASGQAVPLDDFDFGSYR from the coding sequence GTGCTCGACGTCAACTTCTTCGACGAGTTGCGCATCGGCCTGGCGACCGCGGACGACATCCGTCAGTGGTCGCACGGCGAGGTCAAGAAGCCCGAGACGATCAACTACCGCACGCTCAAGCCCGAGAAGGACGGACTCTTCTGCGAGAAGATCTTCGGTCCTCAGCGGGACTGGGAGTGCTACTGCGGCAAGTACAAGCGGGTCCGGTTCAAGGGCATCATCTGTGAGCGCTGCGGCGTCGAGGTGACCCGGTCCAAGGTCCGCCGTGAGCGCATGGGCCACATCGAGCTGGCCGCGTCGGTCACGCACATCTGGTACTTCAAGGGTGTGCCGAGCCGGCTGGGCTACCTGCTCGACCTGGCGCCCAAGGACCTCGAGAAGATCATCTACTTCGCCTCGTACGTGATCACGAGCGTGGACGCCGAGGCGCGTCACCGCGACATGTCCACCATCGAGAACGAGATCTTCGCCGAGAAGCGTCAGTCGGAGAACGGCCGCGACTCGGAGATCGAGAAGCGGGCCGCCAAGCTGGAGCAGGACCTCGCCGAGCTCGAGGCCGAGGGTGCCAAGGCCGACGTGCGCCGCAAGGTCAAGGAGGCCGGCGAGCGCGAGATGCGCCAGATCCGTGACAAGGCGCAGCGCGAGATCGACCGGCTCGACGAGGTGCTCGACACCTTCCGCAAGCTCGACTCCAAGCAGCTGGTCACCGACGAGCTGCTCTACCGCGAGCTGCGGGACCGCTTCGGTGAGTACTTCACCGGTGGCATGGGTGCCGAGGCCATCAAGGCGCTGCTCGAGAACATGGACCTGGACGCCGAGGCCGAGAACCTGCGGGAGATCATCCGTACGGGCAAGGGCCAGCGGAAGATCCGGGCGCTCAAGCGGCTCAAGGTCGTCGCCGCGTTCCTGAACACCCGCAACTCGCCGCTGGGCATGGTCCTGGACTGCGTACCGGTCATCCCGCCGGACCTGCGCCCGATGGTGCAGCTCGACGGTGGCCGCTTCGCCACCAGCGACCTGAACGACCTGTACCGCCGGGTCATCAACCGCAACAACCGGCTCAAGCGCCTGATCGACCTGGGCGCGCCCGAGATCATCGTCAACAACGAGAAGCGGATGCTGCAGGAGGCCGTCGACGCACTGTTCGACAACGGCCGCCGCGGCCGGCCGGTCACCGGCCCGGGTAACCGCCCGCTGAAGTCGCTGTCCGACATGCTCAAGGGCAAGCAGGGCCGGTTCCGGCAGAACCTGCTGGGCAAGCGCGTCGACTACTCCGGTCGTTCCGTCATCGTCGTCGGCCCCCGGCTGAAGCTGCACCAGTGCGGCCTGCCGAAGCAGATGGCGCTGGAGCTGTTCAAGCCGTTCGTGATGAAGCGCCTGGTGGACCTGAACCACGCGCAGAACATCAAGTCGGCCAAGCGCATGGTCGAGCGTCAGCGCCCGGTCGTGTGGGACGTCCTCGAAGAGGTCATCAGCGAGCACCCGGTGCTGCTGAACCGCGCGCCGACGCTGCACCGCCTGGGCATCCAGGCCTTCGAGCCGCAGCTGGTCGAGGGCAAGGCGATCCAGATCCACCCGCTCGTCTGTACGGCGTTCAACGCCGACTTCGACGGTGACCAGATGGCGGTGCACGTGCCGCTGTCGGCCGAGGCGCAGGCCGAGGCCCGGATCCTGATGCTGTCGTCGAACAACATCCTCAAGCCGGCCGACGGCAAGCCGGTGACCATGCCGACCCAGGACATGGTCATCGGGCTGTACTACCTGACCCACCTGACGCCGGGCGCGAAGGGTGAGGGCCGGGTGTTCAGCTCGGACGCCGAGGCGCGGATGGCCTTCGACAACGGCGAGCTGCACCTGCAGGCGCCGGTCAAGATCCGTCTCCGTGAGGTCGTCGGTGTCGACAACGGCGCGGGCAAGGACAAGTGGGTCGCGCCGGAGGAGTGGCAGCAGGGCGAGCCGCTGCTCGTGGAGACCACCCTCGGCCGGGTGATCTTCAACGAGACGCTGCCGCCGGGCTACCGGTACGTCAACTACGAGATCCGCAAGGGTCAGCTCTCCGCGATCGTCAACGACCTCGCCGAGCGCTTCCCCAAGGTCGCCCTGGCCGCGACCCTGGACGCGCTCAAGGAGGCCGGCTTCCACTGGGCCACCTGGTCCGGTGTGACGATCGGCATGGGCGACGTCATCGGTCCTCCGCGCAAGCCGGAGATCATCGCCCGCTACCAGGGCGAGGCGGACCGCATCGACAAGCAGTACCAGCGGGGTCTGATGACCGCCGAGGAACGCCGCGGCGAGCTCATCGACATCTGGACCAACGCGACCAAGGACATCTCGAAGGAGATGGAGACGGCGCTGCCGCAGGAGAACCCGCTCTGGGTGATGATCAACTCCGGCGCTCGCGGTAACCTCCTCCAGCTCCGGCAGATCGCCGCGATCCGTGGTCTGGTGGCCAACCCCAAGGGCGAGATCATCCCGCGGCCGATCACGTCGTCGTACCGCGAGGGTCTGACCGTGCTGGAGTACTTCATCTCCACGCACGGTGCCCGTAAGGGTCTGGCGGACACCGCGCTGCGTACCGCCGACTCGGGTTACCTGACCCGGCGTCTGGTGGACGTCTCGCAGGACGTCATCATCCGCGAGGAGGACTGCGGCACCGACCGCGCGATCCCGATGCAGGTGGGCGAGCGGGAGCCGGACGGCACCCTGGTCGTGCACACGCACGCGGAGACCGGTGTGCACGCCCGTACGCTCGCGGACGACATCGACGACGCGGACGGCAACCGGGTGGTCAGCCGTGGCGACGACCTCAACTCGATCCTGGTGGACAAGCTCGTCGCCGCCGGGGTGGAGAACGTCCGGGTGCGCAGCGTCCTGACGTGCGAGTCGAAGCTGGGCGTCTGCGCGGCCTGCTACGGCCGGTCGCTGCCGACCGGCAAGTCGGTCGACATCGGCGAGGCGGTCGGCATCATCGCCGCCCAGTCCATCGGTGAGCCGGGTACGCAGCTGACGATGCGTACCTTCCACACCGGTGGTGTCGCGGGTGAGGACATCACCCAGGGTCTGCCGCGTGTGCAGGAGATCTTCGAGGCCCGCGTACCCAAGGGCAAGGCGCCCATCGCCGACACCCCGGGACGCGTGCGCATCGAGGACGGCGAGCGCTCGCGGAAGATCATCGTGGTGCCGGACGACGGCAGCGACGAGATCGTCTACGACAAGATCTCGAAGCGTGTCAAGCTGCGATTCCACGACGGCGACCACGTCGGCGTCGGCGAGAAGCTCACCGAGGGCACCATCGATCCGCACGAGCTGCTGCGCATCATGGGGCCGCGGGCGGTGCAGGTCCACCTGACCCAGGAGGTCCAGGAGGTCTACCGCTCGCAGGGTGTGCTGATCCACGACAAGCACATCGAGATCATCATCCGCCAGATGCTCAAGCGGGTGACGGTCATCGACTCGGGTGCCGCCGAGTTCCTGCCCGGCGTGCTGGTCGACCGGGCGCTCTTCGAGTCGGAGAACCGCCGGATCGTCGGCGAGGGTGGCGAACCCGCTGCCGGTCGTCCGGTGCTCATGGGTATCACCAAGGCCTCGCTGGCGACCGACTCCTGGCTCTCGGCGGCCTCCTTCCAGGAGACCACCCGGGTGCTCACCGACGCGGCGATCAACTCGCGCAGCGACTCGCTCGTCGGCCTCAAGGAGAACGTCATCATCGGCAAGCTCATCCCGGCCGGTACGGGCATCAGCAAGTACCGCAACATCCGGGTCGAGCCGACCGAGGAGGCCAAGGCCAAGGTGTACTCGATGACCGGGTACCCCGAGACCGACTACGGTTTCGGGCCGGCCAGTGGTCAGGCCGTACCGCTGGACGACTTCGACTTCGGGTCGTACCGCTGA